The Cheilinus undulatus linkage group 17, ASM1832078v1, whole genome shotgun sequence genomic sequence ATCTCCACTAACGTGACTTGGCTGCATTGAACTGTGTTAGGGTTACTTAATCTTAAATAACCTTTGTCGAAAAAACAGCGAATCTAAGAATCAATGAATATGGTAGGTTTGGAAATGAACTTTTCATCTTCTTAGTAATCCACACAGGAATAAATTTTCACTTTAGTCTGACCCAGGTCTGTCTGTGAGGTCACTTATTAGAGAGAACAGGTTTAGGGTGCTACAGGTACCTCAGTGGTTACCTCTTTAGCCAGCAGCAAACGGGCATACTAACCGACCAGCAGGAGAGAAGCAACAGTACACAAAATCAACACACGTGATGTAATTTTAGATAAACAATAAGATCAACAACAACCTCTCTGCATGTCAAAGAATAAACAAGAAAGTGTCTTGGTCAGGAATGTCAAATCCAGTGTCTGATGCTGCTCATTCTAAACAATGACAATTTGTCAGAAGCAGTCTGGCACTGAAAGATGGTTTTcgatgaaaaaaagaaaaaaaaacaaccatggAGCCAGGGTAAAATCCCCTGATTTCTGTGCTTaactttcactttcatttcCTCTTTAAGGTTTGGCCATTCCCTTTGGTGTTGTACAGTATTTGCTCATCATGTCAGTTGGCCAAGAATGGAGTCTTTTGAttagaataaaacaaataaattaagtCAAACAAAAATTCATTGTTTCCCTTTGATCAGCTTTCTCTCactgaattacattttaatattgTTGCATGTTCTCGATGGGCAGGAgttacagtgcttataaaaaatattcacctcctttgatttgtttcccttttattgactttataaatcaatcacataatttggctttttgacaaagaaaaattgccaaaaaaacctttaatgtcaaagtgataacaggtatttacaaaaaaatggcatcaaacaaaaacatatcaggtaaaataagtaattgcataaataatcattaaagtgactgacctaatcccTCAGAGGTCCGGCCAATCGGTGCTAGTAGACTCACAATTACTGAAATGgcaatcacctgagtgcagtgaatgtgtttcaagtgattgtagtacaaaGACACGTGTCCTGGCTaccaggaaaaaaacacttgcatagagaatttgtggccagacttgaaaagggcttttcACATCTGATCCCCCATGCAAACTGACAGAGCCTGAGCAGTTTTggaaagaagaatggagtaaaagcCTGTTtgagacttatccacacagactcagtgctgtgattgcagccaaagccAAATcgtattgaccatgactgatttatataatcaataaaagggtaaaacagtTTATAGGCACTGCAAACACTACTATTTTTTACTGATAAAAtagtataaaatataaaacaagttctcttttctttctgtcaattctttttttttttaattttaaatacttACACTGTTGTCCTCCATTATTTCCCTCCTCTTTACTTTGTGTGTCTCATAGTCTTCCATGAGCGTCTGCATAAAGTTTTTGGGTCGAGATCCTCCCGAGTCCTCACTGCCAGCGTCAGACAGGGCTCCTTCTGAGGGTGAGGGTGAGACAGGCGGTGCAGGTCGAACCTTCTCAATCTTTCCTgctcacagaaaaacacagctgttaaattaaattaaactatTCATTTTAATAATGTCTGCAACTTTAGATCTAGTGCCTTCCTATTTGCATTCAGGAttacttttatcttttaaaggCACACTTAAAGTGAACAAAGCCATAGTCGAAGCTATCAGATACACCTATgatttaaatctaaaaacaaatgtgttttcttGTACAGCAGCCATAACTTGGCAGCAACTTATACAACATGGCTGTATCATAGCTGTGAATGTAGTTGAATGTAATTTTGACATTGTGTTTCTAGAAACAGGACCTGATCTTATCGtgtcattttcttatttttactcTCTCTCTGAGTATGGCATGTTATGTTCACACAAAGCCAAACACCAATAAGAGACCTTAAtaatatttagaaaataatctaatattTCAATAGTAATAACATTAGATAAATAGCTAAAAATTAAAGCAACTTATGCTGATAATTAGTCAGGTACTGTATACTGTTTGATGTGAGCCTGTGATCATTAGTGCTTACCCATTTTGACCAGAACAtgaaactaaagaaaaatgtaCGTCTGTGCAAAGTTTTTCAACAATCTATTCAAGAATTCTTGACACATGTCAGTGCACACCAAACTTGataccatgtgtctaatgctgggATCAAAGAGAAACACACTTGTGATATCAGGACTGACCTGGTGCTGTCCTCGCTGTCAGTGTGAGTCTAGCAGGCAGGCTGTTGCTCTTCATCTTATCTGCAGGAGAAATGGTGGTTTGCCGCATTCCCGTCCTCACATTACTGTGACTGCTGCCTAAAGTATTGCTGGAGCGGACAGTAACAACTGGCTGTGCCTGCCTTTGTTTCTtcagctcctcctctctctgctgagcTGCCCGGATCTCCTCTTCTATCATTGACAGAGTCCGCTGCTTCTTGGAGCGCAGGCGGAACGGGCCACTGGCTGCCTCGGCCTCAGGGCCTCGGggtgctgctgctgtgctgcGCAACTCAGCCGCCTCCGAGTATTTACTGAAGTAGCTGAACTCTGGTTTCTCTGGGCTTGGAGGAGAAGGGGGACGGTAGACTGGGATTGGCCTGGGGACAGGGGCTGATGACCCTGGGGCAGGAGCTGGGGCTGGAGTTGGGACTGAGGAGGCGAGTGCTCTGGCATAAGAGGACTGGATTTTAATCCTTGGACCTCCATTTTTGGGCCTCTGTGGTGGAGAGATGGGCTGAGAAGGAGGCGGAGAAGGTGTCTGGAGctttggctgctgctgctgtttctctgattCTGAAGGCTTCCCTTCAGGGATGACTCTCACCCCTGGCTTTCTCTCCAGTTGAGGAGACAAGTTTGGTGGTGCGGGACTGGAGGACACTGGGGACTGAAGACTTGGTGCGCCACCAGATGACACAGGAGAGGAAGAAACTGGCACTGGGCTGCTTGTAGAGGCTGTGGATGGAGAGACAGGGGCACTCAGTTGTGAAGAATTCAAGCCAGACGACTGCCACTCTTCTCCATTCTGAGCTGCAAGGGCATTTTGGATGGCATTCTGGACTAGAACCCCAGCATGGTACTCTAGCTCGTCCTCTGTTGGAATGCCAGTTGTCTGCCCATTGATTGGTGTAGTTGGTTGGGGGGTAGGAGGTGAAACTGGAGTAAGAGGCAGAGGTGTAGGTGGTAGTGAAGCGCCGCTGTCAGAAACATTATCCAGGCTAAACACAGTAGTGTCCTGAGAACGGACAGACAGCTCATCCAATCCGGAGTCAGACTCCTCTGGGTGAAAAGCTGGATGGAAATGGCTCTtcccttcctcttcttcacGCAGGATTGTCATTACAGCTCGTGCACAAGTAAATTCCCCTGCCAGTCCTTCATCAGACCAAGTCACATGACCCTCTCCTGTTTCTGCAACAAAGTCACTGTTCCCCTGGCTGCTCCTGGTTGTGGATTTAGAAAAAGGTTTGGCAGAGTATATATGAGGAGCTACATCCCTTTTGGTGGCATCCCCCTGCTGAAACTGCTTCCTGGCTGATGAAAAGTCAATCTGCTCCTCCACAATGTCTTTCCTGTGTAGTTCTGGGTCAAAAGTCACCATTGAGGGAGGGCCTGACAACTGGGGCTACAAACAGAGATGGGAGGCAAAGAAAGGAGAATGAAAGTCAGCAAGAAGCCAAACAGGATACTATGATGAATATGAGTGTGTAGGTGTTTACCTGTGCATATGCATAAGTATGAtgctgtttctgctgctttctctcCTGGTATTTCTTAAGTGACTCAAGCTGCTCTGCATCCAGCTGTTCTTCCAAAGGTACCTTGaagaaatgaaaaactaaatgaataaacaaacagacaaaccaAGAACATCATTTCCATATTTACAGAGATGAAATATTAATCTGACATGCCAcaaagactgtttcatatcgCCACTgtatggatttatttcacattcatctgggaaagttACCAAAGAAGACATTTGGGAAGGGCCAGACTCTTCATAAAATACGCAGTAGGTGATTGAACGAATGATTTGTCAGTCATATTTATTACctgccaatcagagcgacaagacaaaatgaggttgtatgCAAGTACCACACTGATATGAAAGTGTGCTTTATAGGCAAACACTGTTGTACTTTATGAGGAGTGGAGCTtgatgtggataaaactcagaagagtgaaaacatattGTTTAccaaaaaaagctttcagtgtgactctttACGCTCGTTTTAATGAAGAAAGttgctgctgtggctacatACAGCAGTATGTATCAACTCACACTACAACAACCCTCCCCTTGACCGTAACTCTTGAAACTCGTGCTGAAGCAGCTCAGCAGAAGAACGAAAACACCTTTTCCATcaggaaaagctttcagtgcttttctttgcattttaattctTGAAGAAATGTGGtacagttctgattaaactgccccTATGCTATAACTTCATCCAAGCTAAATGCTGTCAGCCATTGCTAaaggcttccagtacaacttaaccctgcctgtagctaccacctctttctcctcaaatgacgctgattggtgcAGCACAAACATGGTAGATTGGAGCTTAAaagctgctttgcaaggttaattaaATATAAGGCTACCTCCTGAGGAGGGTTCCACCAGCGCTGTGCGATCCCAgggttcttcttcactgcctgATCTTTAATCAGCTCCTGACGCTCACGTTCTAGCTCCTGAACCTGACAAAAggaaagagattaaaaaaagggaacAGAAAAGAATATCAATATGCAAAAAAGGCATACTTTTTTCAGTTAGCATCAGTATTTCATAAGGTATTGATTGCAAGTTTGCcaataaataatttgtttttatttgcaatatTTAAAGACCTAATTGCATATCAGTATCCATCTGCGCAGTAAAATAAGGTCTTGCTCCTTGATAACTATTACATTCATTTTCAAAGactttgttaaaatgtttttattttttgcatgcaCCCATATCAGAACCATGATTACTTAtcataacaaacaaacaaacagacactCAGACAGGCCCACATGAACTGTAATGTTGTATTTACACATTCATTTGTGTCTGAATTCAGCATCTTTTACTGCTGACACATTATCTAACAGCTGTCTACCTCCTCTGATGGTCGTCTTCTTGTCACCCTGACCTGCTGCTCTTCTCCTGGGGAGAACAGTTTTGCTGGACGCCTTTCCTCATGGAGTGCTCTCAGCTCAAACCTGGCCTTACTGCTCCCTGAATCCTCTCCCTGTACGTGCCCGTTGGTCTTAACAGCAGAGTCGTCGTGGTGAAGAAACGTGGTTTGTCTTTGGCCCTCGACAACAACAACATGATTGACAGGAGAGGAAGCTGAGACACACACAGATGGAGAGTTTccaatgatgctgattggttttGTGTGTTCTGATGGTGAAGAGCTCCCATTGGTTGGTGTTTCTGAGGCAGCGTCTAAAACCTGGTCCAGGTAGCGAATCTCCTACAGACAGGGCagaaaatcaaattatttttgcatGAAGCTGCTTTTTCATTGTCACCTCGAACTTCTGAATAAACAGGGTTTATATGCACATTAGTTGGCAGGTCATGCAAGATTTTAGACCATTCCCTGGTAATGGGATTCCAGCTCAATTAGATGTAAATCAAGGTTTAGTGATACCTGTTCCATCAACTTAACAAAACCCAAACGTATAATTTGAGCCCAGTCACGCTCAGGAAACCTACATACCTGCATGACTTCACTGTCAGAAGTCTCGACTTTCACACCAATGGCATTGTGGGCTTGGTTGCTAGGACCGCTAAGGCAGCCATGTTGGATCTCCTGACTCTCCACTTCCATGCTTGTAGGCCTGTCTGTGATAACGCTGACCGATTCCTGGAAACTGACGCTCTTCAGGGCTCGCTCTCTTGGTATGGGGTCACTGACATCCTCTGCTGCCCGCCAAGATTTCTGTGTCAACAAAAAAGTAACAGACATGAAGTTAAAGATATTTGTGTATACTGAGAAGCTAAGTACAGTCACCGAGacattttaataataaaaaaacaatgaggTAAGAAATTAAAAGAAGCACTGTTTAACTGAAAGAACTTATCAGAGAGGACGAACTCTGATATATCTCAGACTTACACAAACACCTCAAAGAAATCTGTCTGCATTGCAGTAGTGTTAAACCTCTGCAGCAGCAGGGGAGCTTATTCTGCCCAGTTCCCACCACTAGGGGGGACTGCCTCCTTATGATGGACCAGAAACATAacagtcagttttttttaagatcttCACAGTCCTGTAAACACAGGAACTCTAAGCTTCACCTTCACCTCTCAATGGCAATAGGGGAGATAGATATTTTTGTGGTAgtagaatgtttttttcttttttttttttcaaaagaacataaatgagACAGGTTGATATCTTCATGACTGAAAGAAACTGAGGTCCCCCTACTACACCTACATTAGTCTTCTCTTGTATCACTTTACATCTGAACACTGTTTGACTATCAGAGGTTATGGAGAAGCAACGATGTTCTGTGTTCTGCAGGTTTATCACTCTTTCCCTTACATCTTTTACTTACTGTATCATCACAACCTCAGCTTTGCAGAGCAGTTCTTATAATGTGTTTTTGGATTTAGTACAAGGCTCAAGGCCACATCATTACTCACTGTTATAACAGAAATGAGCAGATTCCAAAAAACTCAATTTCCATGCTGAATAAGTCCCCGCAGTGGGTGAAATGACTTgtcaaaatgtaataaaaggtCCCTTCAGCACCTTCCAAATGAAGTGAAATGTCAGATTAGTAAAATATAGTACACCGATAATGAACAAAAAAGGGTTACTTTAATTCATTGGTTCCAGACCTAGGGTCCTAGTccccctggggggggggggggggcaccacAGATTTCAGTGGTCCTGGAGGCTTTGTCTTCTCTGAGGGTGTCAAAGTTAGATTTGCACAtaaacaggtgcatctaaaaaaaatttgaatattaccaaaaagttcaatattttttgtctctcttttctgaaagtgaaacccatagattatatagacttgttacacatagagtgaaatattttaggcctttatttcttgaaatgttgatgattatgacttacagataagaaaacccaaaattcagtgtctcaaaaaattagaaaattgcataagatcaataaaaaaaggatgtttcacacagaaatgtcaggcttctgcaaagtatgttgatttctatgcactcaatactcaGTTGGACCTcctttttgcatgaattactgcatcaatgcagcgtggcatggaggcaatcagcctccagactctgggaccttgaagagtggagaggcacagaatccacgttgcttgaagtctagtgtgaagtttccacagtcagtgatgttttgggctgccatggcatctgctggtgttggtccactgtattttctgaagtccacagtcaacgcagccatctaccaggaaattttagagcacttcatgcttccttctgctgacaagctttatggagatgctgatttcattttccagcaggacttggcacctgcccacactgccaaaggtaccaaaatctggttcaatgaccatggtgttactgtgcttgattggccagcaaactgacctgacctgaaccccatagagaatctatggggtattgtcaagaggaagatgagagccaccagacccaacaatgcagatgacctgaaggccgttatcaaatcaatcaatcaatcaatctttatttatatagcacttttcatagcatgcaatgtagcacaaagtgctttacacataagcggcaacctccggtctggaaaaatgaagccaatgcagaagtgcaaacaAGTGTGCGAGtttccacttgaggctggctgcaggaacaccagaagtcccgtctgcacTGCCGGATTTGACACatgaaataaactggtttacagcctggttcaaaacaccaaacgtgtctcattagctagtgtcttattgtgttcccactgtacagggggtgaatttttttgtaccacgatcgtttggattatatttaggatgaaagctgattggcacgtctcatttgattgacagatagctcggcaggcagaggctccgtttctgtcaaccagaatgctagctagctagccgacaggaagtcgcgcttagtgggcgggcgttaggttgatccaaagctCAGTTGAGgccgcaatttcaatatggaagcctccacggattggcttcaagagccgtttgagtccgcctattgtaagcagacaactgacatcgcacagggtttgtccaattctttctacagtctatgtttACACACAACatacaatttaaagaaaaatacattagtTCAAGCCCCCCCACTCACCCCACCCCACAACTCCTGCCCGACCACCAACCCACCCAGTAACCCCACCCTCTTCCCCACTCAGTAGTCCATACCTTGGCAGATGTGTCATACATATAATGGATCCCCTACACACAGGAACATGCGCACTGAGGAAACACTATCTTAAAGTGAAgaatgaggaaacactggaggttagACTAAAATCCTAAAACAAAGTGACGGTAGGCAGtcctaaaaattaaaatatgaaataaaacctacaagaaattttacttaaaagccAGAGTAAAAAGGTAGGTCTTGAGTTTGCTTTTATAAACATTAACATCAGGTGCAGTCCTCAGGTCTTCAGGTAAGCTGTTCCACAGACGGGGGCCGTAGTGATAAAAAGATGCCTCACTGTAAGTTTTTGTTCTAATTTTGGTCACTATTAGCAAAGACATTcctgaagacctgagggctCTACTGGGCTCATAGGGTAAAAGCAAACCTGATAAATAAGAAGGGGCAAGACCATTAAGACCtttaaaaaccaataaaagaaCCTTAAAATCTATTCTAAAAGAGACGGGCAGCCAGAGAGACTGCAGAGACTTTGG encodes the following:
- the LOC121525635 gene encoding A-kinase anchor protein 2 isoform X4: MSDTPLQRNGTATAPMSCEEAQLHKERLQALAEKRKRQTEIEDKKSQLDDLVVQLQHLKSKAMRERWLLQGMGVEEEEARRKQLEQDEEQGKRLEDLIQRSGKDGRHLTGPEKLLTLHNNVCIYIRKDRLESEIGALESEESQISAKEQVLRERLKETERSIEDLQKSLMNQDGDATGCMSTALSDCTDITPDQLVLATQPRAGQPASGEHAIPRPGNGQTAEVSVTTSNGYQAPILTRHPHNVMKSWRAAEDVSDPIPRERALKSVSFQESVSVITDRPTSMEVESQEIQHGCLSGPSNQAHNAIGVKVETSDSEVMQEIRYLDQVLDAASETPTNGSSSPSEHTKPISIIGNSPSVCVSASSPVNHVVVVEGQRQTTFLHHDDSAVKTNGHVQGEDSGSSKARFELRALHEERRPAKLFSPGEEQQVRVTRRRPSEEVQELERERQELIKDQAVKKNPGIAQRWWNPPQEVPLEEQLDAEQLESLKKYQERKQQKQHHTYAYAQPQLSGPPSMVTFDPELHRKDIVEEQIDFSSARKQFQQGDATKRDVAPHIYSAKPFSKSTTRSSQGNSDFVAETGEGHVTWSDEGLAGEFTCARAVMTILREEEEGKSHFHPAFHPEESDSGLDELSVRSQDTTVFSLDNVSDSGASLPPTPLPLTPVSPPTPQPTTPINGQTTGIPTEDELEYHAGVLVQNAIQNALAAQNGEEWQSSGLNSSQLSAPVSPSTASTSSPVPVSSSPVSSGGAPSLQSPVSSSPAPPNLSPQLERKPGVRVIPEGKPSESEKQQQQPKLQTPSPPPSQPISPPQRPKNGGPRIKIQSSYARALASSVPTPAPAPAPGSSAPVPRPIPVYRPPSPPSPEKPEFSYFSKYSEAAELRSTAAAPRGPEAEAASGPFRLRSKKQRTLSMIEEEIRAAQQREEELKKQRQAQPVVTVRSSNTLGSSHSNVRTGMRQTTISPADKMKSNSLPARLTLTARTAPGKIEKVRPAPPVSPSPSEGALSDAGSEDSGGSRPKNFMQTLMEDYETHKVKRREIMEDNSVLEATRVTRRKSDMAKKWEAGIYANEEGEEEEEEEEEEEEE
- the LOC121525635 gene encoding uncharacterized protein LOC121525635 isoform X2; this encodes MDEKEATQKRMSCEEAQLHKERLQALAEKRKRQTEIEDKKSQLDDLVVQLQHLKSKAMRERWLLQGMGVEEEEARRKQLEQDEEQGKRLEDLIQRSGKDGRHLTGPEKLLTLHNNVCIYIRKDRLESEIGALESEESQISAKEQVLRERLKETERSIEDLQKSLMNQDGDATGCMSTALSDCTDITPDQLVLATQPRAGQPASGEHAIPRPAMFAMEINVQHDPQTGEQRILSASRVNPHDAATRGVKVYDDGRKVVYEVTSSGGVSTTTVENGWSSAQVDQLIQRAARPVVHGGDGSRGHVTVTPASPKAYVSPLDVDDLSPPSCAPPSIPSSPPAQVTLQRETRLGMMPPSAPITTQPGSSAHPGSELTSPPQATAEHPVTMVFLGYQDVDDMSESRRLLGFDGAVKAEVVLIDEDDEKSLREKTVTDLSIIDGTAADLVSGRPATSEAASTELSSDSREPDSASSPPANADANTAPPPGLTPATGNGQTAEVSVTTSNGYQAPILTRHPHNVMKSWRAAEDVSDPIPRERALKSVSFQESVSVITDRPTSMEVESQEIQHGCLSGPSNQAHNAIGVKVETSDSEVMQEIRYLDQVLDAASETPTNGSSSPSEHTKPISIIGNSPSVCVSASSPVNHVVVVEGQRQTTFLHHDDSAVKTNGHVQGEDSGSSKARFELRALHEERRPAKLFSPGEEQQVRVTRRRPSEEVQELERERQELIKDQAVKKNPGIAQRWWNPPQEVPLEEQLDAEQLESLKKYQERKQQKQHHTYAYAQPQLSGPPSMVTFDPELHRKDIVEEQIDFSSARKQFQQGDATKRDVAPHIYSAKPFSKSTTRSSQGNSDFVAETGEGHVTWSDEGLAGEFTCARAVMTILREEEEGKSHFHPAFHPEESDSGLDELSVRSQDTTVFSLDNVSDSGASLPPTPLPLTPVSPPTPQPTTPINGQTTGIPTEDELEYHAGVLVQNAIQNALAAQNGEEWQSSGLNSSQLSAPVSPSTASTSSPVPVSSSPVSSGGAPSLQSPVSSSPAPPNLSPQLERKPGVRVIPEGKPSESEKQQQQPKLQTPSPPPSQPISPPQRPKNGGPRIKIQSSYARALASSVPTPAPAPAPGSSAPVPRPIPVYRPPSPPSPEKPEFSYFSKYSEAAELRSTAAAPRGPEAEAASGPFRLRSKKQRTLSMIEEEIRAAQQREEELKKQRQAQPVVTVRSSNTLGSSHSNVRTGMRQTTISPADKMKSNSLPARLTLTARTAPGKIEKVRPAPPVSPSPSEGALSDAGSEDSGGSRPKNFMQTLMEDYETHKVKRREIMEDNSVLEATRVTRRKSDMAKKWEAGIYANEEGEEEEEEEEEEEEE
- the LOC121525635 gene encoding uncharacterized protein LOC121525635 isoform X1; amino-acid sequence: MSDTPLQRNGTATAPMSCEEAQLHKERLQALAEKRKRQTEIEDKKSQLDDLVVQLQHLKSKAMRERWLLQGMGVEEEEARRKQLEQDEEQGKRLEDLIQRSGKDGRHLTGPEKLLTLHNNVCIYIRKDRLESEIGALESEESQISAKEQVLRERLKETERSIEDLQKSLMNQDGDATGCMSTALSDCTDITPDQLVLATQPRAGQPASGEHAIPRPAMFAMEINVQHDPQTGEQRILSASRVNPHDAATRGVKVYDDGRKVVYEVTSSGGVSTTTVENGWSSAQVDQLIQRAARPVVHGGDGSRGHVTVTPASPKAYVSPLDVDDLSPPSCAPPSIPSSPPAQVTLQRETRLGMMPPSAPITTQPGSSAHPGSELTSPPQATAEHPVTMVFLGYQDVDDMSESRRLLGFDGAVKAEVVLIDEDDEKSLREKTVTDLSIIDGTAADLVSGRPATSEAASTELSSDSREPDSASSPPANADANTAPPPGLTPATGNGQTAEVSVTTSNGYQAPILTRHPHNVMKSWRAAEDVSDPIPRERALKSVSFQESVSVITDRPTSMEVESQEIQHGCLSGPSNQAHNAIGVKVETSDSEVMQEIRYLDQVLDAASETPTNGSSSPSEHTKPISIIGNSPSVCVSASSPVNHVVVVEGQRQTTFLHHDDSAVKTNGHVQGEDSGSSKARFELRALHEERRPAKLFSPGEEQQVRVTRRRPSEEVQELERERQELIKDQAVKKNPGIAQRWWNPPQEVPLEEQLDAEQLESLKKYQERKQQKQHHTYAYAQPQLSGPPSMVTFDPELHRKDIVEEQIDFSSARKQFQQGDATKRDVAPHIYSAKPFSKSTTRSSQGNSDFVAETGEGHVTWSDEGLAGEFTCARAVMTILREEEEGKSHFHPAFHPEESDSGLDELSVRSQDTTVFSLDNVSDSGASLPPTPLPLTPVSPPTPQPTTPINGQTTGIPTEDELEYHAGVLVQNAIQNALAAQNGEEWQSSGLNSSQLSAPVSPSTASTSSPVPVSSSPVSSGGAPSLQSPVSSSPAPPNLSPQLERKPGVRVIPEGKPSESEKQQQQPKLQTPSPPPSQPISPPQRPKNGGPRIKIQSSYARALASSVPTPAPAPAPGSSAPVPRPIPVYRPPSPPSPEKPEFSYFSKYSEAAELRSTAAAPRGPEAEAASGPFRLRSKKQRTLSMIEEEIRAAQQREEELKKQRQAQPVVTVRSSNTLGSSHSNVRTGMRQTTISPADKMKSNSLPARLTLTARTAPGKIEKVRPAPPVSPSPSEGALSDAGSEDSGGSRPKNFMQTLMEDYETHKVKRREIMEDNSVLEATRVTRRKSDMAKKWEAGIYANEEGEEEEEEEEEEEEE
- the LOC121525635 gene encoding uncharacterized protein LOC121525635 isoform X3 — its product is MSDTPLQRNGTATAPMSCEEAQLHKERLQALAEKRKRQTEIEDKKSQLDDLVVQLQHLKSKAMRERWLLQGMGVEEEEARRKQLEQDEEQGKRLEDLIQRLESEIGALESEESQISAKEQVLRERLKETERSIEDLQKSLMNQDGDATGCMSTALSDCTDITPDQLVLATQPRAGQPASGEHAIPRPAMFAMEINVQHDPQTGEQRILSASRVNPHDAATRGVKVYDDGRKVVYEVTSSGGVSTTTVENGWSSAQVDQLIQRAARPVVHGGDGSRGHVTVTPASPKAYVSPLDVDDLSPPSCAPPSIPSSPPAQVTLQRETRLGMMPPSAPITTQPGSSAHPGSELTSPPQATAEHPVTMVFLGYQDVDDMSESRRLLGFDGAVKAEVVLIDEDDEKSLREKTVTDLSIIDGTAADLVSGRPATSEAASTELSSDSREPDSASSPPANADANTAPPPGLTPATGNGQTAEVSVTTSNGYQAPILTRHPHNVMKSWRAAEDVSDPIPRERALKSVSFQESVSVITDRPTSMEVESQEIQHGCLSGPSNQAHNAIGVKVETSDSEVMQEIRYLDQVLDAASETPTNGSSSPSEHTKPISIIGNSPSVCVSASSPVNHVVVVEGQRQTTFLHHDDSAVKTNGHVQGEDSGSSKARFELRALHEERRPAKLFSPGEEQQVRVTRRRPSEEVQELERERQELIKDQAVKKNPGIAQRWWNPPQEVPLEEQLDAEQLESLKKYQERKQQKQHHTYAYAQPQLSGPPSMVTFDPELHRKDIVEEQIDFSSARKQFQQGDATKRDVAPHIYSAKPFSKSTTRSSQGNSDFVAETGEGHVTWSDEGLAGEFTCARAVMTILREEEEGKSHFHPAFHPEESDSGLDELSVRSQDTTVFSLDNVSDSGASLPPTPLPLTPVSPPTPQPTTPINGQTTGIPTEDELEYHAGVLVQNAIQNALAAQNGEEWQSSGLNSSQLSAPVSPSTASTSSPVPVSSSPVSSGGAPSLQSPVSSSPAPPNLSPQLERKPGVRVIPEGKPSESEKQQQQPKLQTPSPPPSQPISPPQRPKNGGPRIKIQSSYARALASSVPTPAPAPAPGSSAPVPRPIPVYRPPSPPSPEKPEFSYFSKYSEAAELRSTAAAPRGPEAEAASGPFRLRSKKQRTLSMIEEEIRAAQQREEELKKQRQAQPVVTVRSSNTLGSSHSNVRTGMRQTTISPADKMKSNSLPARLTLTARTAPGKIEKVRPAPPVSPSPSEGALSDAGSEDSGGSRPKNFMQTLMEDYETHKVKRREIMEDNSVLEATRVTRRKSDMAKKWEAGIYANEEGEEEEEEEEEEEEE